ATGGCGGCAGCGCGCGGCGCTGGGCGGGCTGCTGCTCTACGTGGGCAGCACGGTGTTTGTGTGCTTCCTGAGCTTCAGCCTGCGCGGCGGCACGCCCCCGCCACCGGCCTGGAACGCGCTGCTGTGGGTCATTCTGCTGTTTGCGGCCATCAATGCGGTGGCCAAGGGCTTTATGCAGGAAAGCGCCGGGCAGCGGCTCTACTACTACACGCTGGTGCGGCCCCAGGCCGTCATTCTGGCCAAGATGCTCTACAACGCCCTGCTGCTGACGGCGGTGGCGCTGCTGGGACTGTTTTTGTACACGGTTTTTCTCGGCAATCCCATTCAGAGCCCCGGCCTGTTTGTGGCCAACCTGCTGCTGGGCGCCGTGGGCTTTGCCACCACGCTCACGCTGGTGTCGGGCATTGCGGCCAAGGCCGGCGGCAACGGCGCCACGCTCATGGCCGTGCTCGGTTTCCCCATCATGGTGCCCATGCTGCTGCTGCTCATCAAAGTGAGCAAAAACGCCTTGGACGGGTTAGACTGGAGCGTGAGCCAAAGCTCGGTGCTGACGCTGGTGGCATTGAATATGATAGTGGGCGCGACGTCCTACCTGCTGTTTCCTTTTTTGTGGCGCGGCTAATTCACTGATTTATTATGAGTACAGCGGCAATAGTTGGCAGTTTGTCCGGCATCGTGATGACGGTGGCCGGCGTGTGGGGTGGCCAGTTCCTCATCGAGCAACGCACGTCGGGCGTGGTGTGGAAATCCATTACCGTGCTGCTCCTGCTGGGCGCTTCGGCAGTAGGCATTCTGATTGCGGTGCCGCGGCTGCCCATCGTGAACGAGAGCATCCGGAACCTGTTTTTCCACGTGCCCA
This DNA window, taken from Hymenobacter sp. 5317J-9, encodes the following:
- a CDS encoding heme exporter protein CcmB translates to MLREITTLLAKDFRLEWRQRAALGGLLLYVGSTVFVCFLSFSLRGGTPPPPAWNALLWVILLFAAINAVAKGFMQESAGQRLYYYTLVRPQAVILAKMLYNALLLTAVALLGLFLYTVFLGNPIQSPGLFVANLLLGAVGFATTLTLVSGIAAKAGGNGATLMAVLGFPIMVPMLLLLIKVSKNALDGLDWSVSQSSVLTLVALNMIVGATSYLLFPFLWRG